A genomic stretch from Coffea arabica cultivar ET-39 chromosome 10c, Coffea Arabica ET-39 HiFi, whole genome shotgun sequence includes:
- the LOC140015768 gene encoding uncharacterized protein, protein MAENVQCQSASGVVYGLADLGGNLSFLVSFFMLRLLLGRLPTPDVFGKMGFHMPSKCFCCHNGANETLEHLFSERQIAMEVRNQAVFEGIRMCAVTIRQAIKSDVAAELKIHFNHRLGRVTFPQLYDWSGQQASGVNFQIVRWQAKKQGGLTLNTDGCSKGNPGWSGGGGILRDSSGIPVFAYSTFFGRRSSLHAKTLAMLMGLQLCVEKGFSSVDIQSDSQVLVGIVQRRFRCRGRFVAK, encoded by the exons ATGGCGGAGAATGTTCAGTGTCAGTCGGCAAGTGGAGTTGTCTATGGTCTGGCTGATCTAGGAGggaacttgtcatttttg GTGTCCTTCTTTATGCTGCGCTTGTTGCTTGGACGACTGCCAACCCCAGACGTTTTCGGTAAGATGGGATTTCATATGCCTTCCAAATGTTTCTGCTGTCATAATGGAGCAAATGAGACATTGGAGCATCTCTTCTCGGAGAGACAGATCGCAATGGAG GTAAGGAACCAAGCAGTATTTGAGGGGATTCGGATGTGCGCGGTCACTATCCGACAAGCCATTAAGTCAGACGTTGCGGCagaattgaaaattcattttaatCATAGGTTGGGAAGGGTCACATTTCCCCAACTGTATGACTGGTCGGGTCAACAAGCGAGCGGCGTCAACTTTCAAATTGTACGGTGGCAGGCAAAGAAACAAGGAGGTTTAACGCTGAATACGGATGGGTGTTCCAAAGGCAACCCAGGTTGGAGTGGTGGGGGAGGAATATTGAGAGATTCTTCGGGCATCCCGGTATTTGCTTACTCGACATTCTTTGGGAGAAGATCCAGTTTGCACGCGAAAACTTTGGCAATGCTAATGGGGCTGCAGCTATGTGTAGAGAAGGGTTTCAGCAGTGTTGACATCCAATCAGATTCTCAGGTATTGGTGGGGATTGTACAACGCCGCTTTCGATGCCGTGGCAGATTCGTTGCGAAATAA
- the LOC140015769 gene encoding uncharacterized protein, translating to MQGSLLRILCSKLLATRRGIQDWNKQSFGNVFDAVREVEAGVLRAEAAVENEASEEAQIELQRAQAELTRSLAIKEQFWRQKARVKWLRSGDRNTKYFHAMVKQRRVHEMIHRIRKADGQWVEDNDAIANEVIAHFSDLFSGDMTYVSGGLLHLISSLITGEDNLMLEEAPTLEKVKCVVFAMDGDSATGPNGYTGRFFTFAWDIIASDVHRAVLRFYQNSSPLNRRGLSKGVNRHTLRRLVRLCCVESSPENLSFFPGGGETYLGQACFDIHSSTFAGSDCDTNLGVKNGGKGRAHRFGQVFYGLNTAEIFTHVKLS from the exons ATGCAGGGTTCTCTCTTGCGGATCTTGTGTTCTAAATTGCTAGCGACACGGCGAGGTATTCAGGATTGGAATAAGCAGTCATTTGGGAATGTATTTGATGCGGTCCGGGAGGTAGAGGCAGGAGTATTGAGAGCAGAGGCGGCTGTGGAAAATGAAGCATCGGAGGAGGCGCAGATTGAGCTACAAAGAGCTCAAGCGGAACTTACGAGGTCGCTAGCAATCAAAGAGCAATTTTGGCGGCAGAAGGCAAGAGTGAAATGGCTTCGTAGTGGGGATCGAAACACCAAATACTTTCATGCGATGGTTAAGCAGAGGAGAGTGCACGAAATGATACACAGAATTAGGAAAGCAGATGGACAATGGGTGGAGGATAACGATGCAATAGCAAATGAGGTGATCGCTCATTTTTCGGATCTTTTTTCAGGAGACATGACCTACGTCTCGGGTGGACTACTACATTTAATTTCATCCTTGATCACGGGGGAAGACAATTTGATGTTAGAGGAGGCGCCGACACTGGAGAAAGTCAAATGTGTTGTATTTGCAATGGATGGGGATAGTGCTACAGGCCCGAATGGGTATACGGGCAGGTTCTTTACATTTGCGTGGGACATCATTGCTAGTGATGTCCATAGGGCAGTG CTTCGATTTTACCAAAACTCATCTCCCCTCAACAGACGGGGTTTGTCAAAGG GAGTAAACCGCCATACCTTGAGGAGGTTGGTCAGGCTATGTTGCGTCGAATCGTCTCCTGAAAATCTAAGTTTCTTTCCTGGAGGGGGGGAAACTTACCTTGGTCAGGCATGTTTTGATATCCATTCCAGTACATTTGCTGGCAGCGACTGTGATACCAACCTCGGTGTTAAAAATGGTGGAAAAG GACGGGCTCATCGCTTTGGGCAAGTTTTCTACGGGCTAAATACTGCAGAGATCTTCACCCATGTCAAGTTGAGCTAA
- the LOC113713520 gene encoding immune-associated nucleotide-binding protein 9-like, with the protein MGGSFIADNCKFGSASNKVRTVVLVGRTGNGKSTTGNSMLGRKAFKSMSSFDGVTRTTELQTAVLEDGQVLNVIDTPGLFDKSAEPQFVEKEIVRCIDMAKDGIHAVLVVVSLRSRVSMEEAATIETLQKNFGDKIAEYMILVFTGGDELEEDQDFDDYLSHSESIKGMLELCGNRRALFDNKTKDTAKKAEQLKQLLSLVDDIVMKHGGKPYTNELFDEFKKAAAKLHDQAAELNSLEGYSKEEKSERGLQIHQSYEKHLTQITDMVETKLMDTRRRLEQQLKDEQDARLKAEAAAREAQLKTDEEKCMLRERLERSQREVEVPRNRRRGCLIL; encoded by the exons ATGGGTGGAAGTTTCATTGCTGACAATTGCAAGTTTGGTTCTGCTTCAAATAAAGTCCGAACAGTCGTTCTGGTTGGGCGTACAGGCAATGGAAAAAGTACAACTGGTAACAGTATGCTTGGAAGAAAGGCATTCAAGTCAATGAGTAGTTTTGATGGCGTTACCAGAACTACTGAGCTACAGACGGCCGTGTTGGAAGATGGCCAAGTCCTTAATGTGATAGACACCCCTG GGTTATTTGACAAATCGGCTGAACCtcaatttgttgaaaaagagaTTGTGAGATGCATTGACATGGCGAAGGATGGCATCCACGCAGTCCTCGTAGTCGTGTCACTTAGAAGCAGAGTCTCAATGGAGGAAGCAGCAACTATTGAGACcttacaaaaaaattttggagacaaaaTCGCAGAATATATGATTTTGGTTTTTACAGGGGGCGATGAACTTGAAGAGGACCAAGATTTTGACGATTACTTGAGTCATTCAGAATCCATAAAG GGAATGCTTGAGCTTTGTGGAAACAGGCGTGCGTTATTTGATAACAAGACAAAAGATACAGCCAAGAAAGCTGAACAACTTAAGCAACTTCTTTCCCTAGTGGACGACATTGTGATGAAACACGGAGGCAAACCTTATACTAATGAGTTATTTGATGAGTTCAAG AAAGCAGCCGCAAAACTTCATGATCAAGCTGCAGAGCTTAATTCTTTGGAAGGTTACTCCAAAGAGGAGAAATCTGAGCGGGGGTTGCAGATACATCAATCGTATGAGAAACATCTGACACAAATTACTGACATG GTTGAGACAAAGCTGATGGATACAAGACGTAGACTTGAACAGCAATTGAAAGATGAGCAAGATGCTCGCTTGAAAGCGGAGGCAGCTGCCCGAGAAGCTCAATTGAAAACAGATGAAGAGAAATGCATGCTTAGAGAGCGTTTAGAGAGAAGCCAAAGGGAGGTTGAGGTGCCTAGAAACCGTAGGAGGGGATGTCTAATTTTATGA
- the LOC113714790 gene encoding immune-associated nucleotide-binding protein 9-like, which translates to MGGSFISDNREFDSASNKVRTVVLVGRTGNGKSATGNSILGRRAFNSKSSFDGVTKTTELQRTALDDGQVLNVIDTPGLFDKAADPQFVEKEIVRCIGMAKDGIHAVLVVVSLRSRVSMEEAAAIETLQKIFGDKIAEYMILVFTGGDELEDDEVNFDDYLSRSESIKGMLKLCGNRRVLFDNRTKNAAKKAEQLKQLLFLVDDVVVKNGGKPYTNELFDEFKKAAAKLRDQAKELNSLSKEEKIEREMQMYQSYDEHMKRITGMVEKMITDTRSRLEQQLKDEKDARLRAEAAAREAQLKSDEEIRNLRKRLEESQKEIQRLKDDDGGCQIL; encoded by the exons ATGGGTGGAAGTTTCATTTCTGACAACCGCGAGTTTGATTCTGCTTCAAATAAAGTCCGAACAGTCGTTCTGGTTGGGCGTACAGGCAATGGAAAAAGTGCAACTGGTAACAGTATTCTTGGAAGAAGGGCATTCAATTCAAAGAGTAGTTTTGATGGCGTTACCAAAACTACAGAGCTACAGAGGACTGCGTTGGATGATGGCCAAGTCCTTAATGTGATAGACACCCCTG GGTTGTTTGACAAAGCTGCTGACCCTCAGTTTGTTGAAAAAGAGATTGTGAGATGCATCGGCATGGCAAAGGATGGCATCCACGCAGTCCTTGTAGTCGTGTCACTTAGAAGCCGAGTCTCAATGGAGGAAGCAGCTGCTATTGAGACCttacaaaaaatttttggaGACAAGATTGCAGAATATATGATATTGGTTTTCACAGGGGGTGATGAACTTGAAGACGACGAAGTGAATTTTGACGATTACTTGAGTCGTTCGGAGTCCATAAAG GGAATGCTTAAGCTTTGTGGGAACAGGCGGGTGTTGTTTGATAACAGGACCAAAAATGCAGCCAAGAAAGCTGAACAGCTTAAGCAACTTCTTTTCCTAGTGGACGACGTTGTCGTGAAAAATGGAGGCAAACCTTATACTAATGAGTTATTTGATGAGTTCAAG AAAGCAGCTGCAAAACTTCGTGATCAAGCTAAAGAGCTGAATTCTTTGTCCAAAGAGGAGAAAATTGAGCGGGAGATGCAGATGTATCAATCATATGACGAGCATATGAAACGAATTACTGGCATG GTTGAGAAAATGATCACGGATACAAGAAGTAGACTTGAACAGCAACTGAAAGATGAGAAAGATGCTCGGCTGAGAGCAGAGGCAGCTGCCCGAGAAGCTCAATTGAAATCAGATGAGGAGATACGCAACCTTAGAAAGCGTTTAGAGGAAAGCCAAAAGGAGATTCAGCGGCTTAAAGACGATGACGGGGGATGTCAAATTTTATGA